AACGGATCCATAACCTTTATCTTTTTAAGATTAGTGGCTGTAATATTAACCGGCATGCTATAGTTAGTCATCTGTTTTACGTTGTCTGGAAGCATAACCTTTAAATAATAGGTTCCATCTGTCAGTGTATAATCAGATAGGTATCCCTCCATTGTATCCGTATATCCCTTGTTGTTTTCTCTATTTGTACTAACTACTTTTCCAGTTTCATTTACTAAATTAAGGTACATTCCATTTCTATCACGACCTGACCAGTACTCATTCATAAAGTCATAATTATCTGTTGCCTGAATATGATTTAATGCCATGCCACCTGATCTTATAGTATATTTTGCACTTATTTCACTAGGAAGATCAACATCTGTCCTATAATAAATGTTTTCAAGTGTAAAATCTGTAAAATTAAATTGTTTTACCAAATTTTCTGTCATAGCAGTATTGCTCATGAAATTATAAAAATAATTTTTACCAGAAGCTTCGTCATATGCATTAACAACTACATTTGTTAGTGTAAAACCAGCCTTTGGAGATACATAAGCAACTTCTCCTTGAGCTATATCAAAGCTGCGTTGCTCATAGTTGTTTTCTCCTCTACGCTCAAATGACAGGCCTGTTTTCTTATAGCCTGATATAAAGCTTGTAACATTAGAAGATACCTTAGCTAAGTTTGTTGTAGATAGCACAAGCTTATTATTGGTATCAGTTATAGTTACATCGCTGCCTAAAAGATACTTGTCAGCAGTGCTGGTAGCAAGCACGTTATACGAACCATTATCAAGCCAAACATTTGTTGTACCATCTGCAGCTATTTCACTACCGCTTATAAGAAGCTCCTCGTAAGCATTTAAGCTGCTAAATATTTTAATATCAGAATTAGTTAAAACTTTATTCTTTGTAATATCATCAAGCTTAATATTTAACCTTTTAGCTTTTACAGCACCAGTATCGCTGCCGTCAATTGTTATTTGATTAGTTGAAGTTACTGGTAAATCTCTGCAATATATAAACTTATAATTATCTGGAGATTCTCCAAAAATCACAATTTCATTGCTTGCAGCAAGCTTTGACCTATCAACATCTATTGTAATGCTCTGCCCTGTAGAATAATCCCATCCATCAATAAGAACTCCCTTAGTAGCTTTATCATAAATCTTATAATGCAAATCATATGGCTTTGCATATGGCGCTTTGATATTTACGCTTATATTTTTGGAAAGAGAATTCACGTAATTAAAGGCTAATTTGTTGGAAGCCGAAATTCCAAGTGGGCCTAGATCCATTGAAGATTGAACGTAATAAACAGCTGAAGGTAGCGATGAATTAAATTCCAGCTCAACTGTCTGTCCATTGATATAACTTACGCTTTTAACTGCATTACTTATTTCCTTACCTGTTGAATCCAATATTTTTATATTGTTATAAACATCTTCAGTTAAGATAGATTTCTCATGTATAAAATTATTGTAGCTATCCTTAACCTCAACTTTAAACCTTAAAGGTGCTTCTTTATTAACATCATTTTCAACCATAGTTAAATTAACATTAAATTTTCCATACTTAAGAGCTGTATCAGCGCTTATATCTAAAACTCGCTCACTGTAGGGGTAGTTCCAATCATTCCCTAAAGAATCCTTTGCATTGGTTTCGTAGTTCCAATAATAAGAGCCCTTTGTTACATATATAAAGTCCTTTTTAACATTTATAGTTGATGTAAAGTATGTATTATAATTTCCATAACCAGTTATGGATAATAACTGCTCTGAAAGCTTCAACTTATCATCATTTGTCATATTAACTTTAGCAACTGTTGTATCTGTATTAAATACAATACTACTAATACCTGAGAAGCTTTGTATATCCTTTTGATACAAATACCCTTCATTGTCATTTATAACTCTCATTTGAAGGCTCAGGTCATTGTTAACGTAGATATTTGCTATTCCATTAACGAAAACATCCTCATATTCGTAATTTACATTGTAAAGATTCACATGAAGCCTAGAGTTTAAAAGCAAAGTTTGGTCGCTCTTTAGTGCAGATAAAGCAACACTCTTTGAATTAGTGCCGCTAGCGTCTAAAGTTAGCTCTCCTGTACCTGTACCATTTATAAGCTTGGAATAGAATACAGGTTTTCTCACACCATTTACATAGCTGTCATAGGTATAAGAAACTCTGTAGTTTTCCCTAGGATTAAGCTTATGAAAGCTTACAGCTCCATTCTCATCTGCTAAAGCAGCAGTTGCTCCAAAACCCTCTTCATCTGTCAAATATACCTTAGTACCCTTTTCAAGCTTTGCTCCGTCCTTGTTAATAAGCTTTATATTTATTGAACCAGAACTTGCAGTATACTTTCTTATGTATCTATAGTCTGTATAGGTTTTTGAATCCTTGCTAGACACTGCATTTACTATAATTTTATTGCTGCCCTCTTTAAGCTTTGCAGCATCAATATTAACTGTATAAGTGCCGCCTCCATTTGAAACCACATTATTAATGCCTGCATCATCATCATTAACTAAAACAGAATAGGTTTTTAATTCAACTGGAGCCAATGCCTTAAACTTTAATGCAATTGTACTTCCAGTTACTGCTTCTCCTGAGCTTGGCGAAACAATTTCAACAAAACCTGCTGCTGTATTTGTCATTTTTAATACATCCACAACACCATAACCAGTATAGTGATTATATCCGTTAAAACCTTTTGGATCAGCAGACTTTTTTAATAAGCTTTCAATTTGATCCTTGTTATAGCCTGGATTCTTAGTCTTTGCCAATACTGCAGCTCCAGTTACAACAGCCGCTGCAAAAGAAGAACCTTTAACAGAAGTGTATCCTTTATTTATAGTTGTAGTATTTCCACTGCCTAAAGCAGATAAGGCTATCATCTTGCCATAGTTGCTTCCACCATAAAGAGCATAATCCTCTGTTCCTCTTAACTGAGTAACTGCTATAGCTCCCTGAACATTGGCAGGCCAATAATTTTCAGCATAATCACTTTGATTTCCTGCTGAAACAATTACCACCTTGCCTGCTGCTAAAGCCCTATTAATAGCTTGTTCTACATCTTTACTGTAGCCTTCACCATTTATACTAATGTTAATAATGCTTGCACCTAAAGAAACAGCTTTATCAATACCAGTTGCAACATTAAAGCTTGTACCATTTCCAGACGCATCTGTAACCTTAATAGGAATAAGTTTAACATTGGCCTTACCAGATACCCCTGCAATACCAATAGAATTATTATAATTAGCTGCTATAATACCTGCCACTTGCGTTCCATGACCGTTTTCATCAGAAGTATTGGTGCTTCCATCTAAAACATTAAAACCAGTAAGTACTTTACCTGTTAAATCTGGATGTGTACCTTCAATACCGCTATCTACAACAGCAACCTTTATCGCATCAGCAGTTACAGTAGTTATATTATCCCAACCTTCTAATACATGAGAATAATATAAGTAGTCCTGAGTACTCAAATATTGATCATTAGAGGCTCCTTGTTTTGTACCCAATGCATTTACCTCTGCATATTCAATATTTGTATCCTTTTGAAGCTGGCTGATTAAATCTTTTGCAGCTTTCTTATCAACCTGAACCAAGATACGTGTGTCCTGTTTACTAAGGACTTTACCTTCAAACTTTGTTAACAATTCATTGTACCCTGCATACTTTGAATCCTTAAGCTTAAATACAACTTGTCCATCTACAGCTTTTAAAGGCTTAACAGCTTTTCCAGCTGCTCTAACACTAGATGGCAAAGCTTGCAAAATAATAGTCATTACAAATATGTATGTAATGGCCATACTAATAAGCTTCTTAAATTTTTTCATTATGTTCCCCCTTGCATTCCTTTTTTGAACGCATGAATTATTAATTCCTGCGCCCCTTGCATTCCTTTTTTGAACGTAAGAATTATCAATTCTTACGCCCCTTGCATTCCTTTTTTCTACACAAGAATTATCAATCCTTACGTTTCTTGTAATTTTGACATATTGTTAACTTTATTCCTAAATACTATTATATTTTACAAAAATAAATATATCAATAATTAATAACATTTTTGTTAACAATATGAATAAAATGTAGTAAAATGGTATTAAATGACCTTAAATATAAGGAACATAAGGGGGAATGAATTAATGAAATTAAAAAAGCTTACTGCTTTTATTGTATGTTTTTTGTTTCTACTTAACATACTAGAGCTTCCAAGTTTTAACGTAAAAGCAGCAGGCACTCCAAAGATAACCTATTCAGTCAGCGGCAGCGTTGCTGTTGGACAAGACTTCTACATTAATGTAAACGCTGAAAATGTAGCTGATTTATTCGGAGCTGACTTGACATTAAAGTATGATAACACAATGATTCAAATTTACAATGATCAAGTTAAAGTTGGTGATGTCTTTGCCAATATGGTACAAGGTGATGATTACTCCTTCGGAGTGCAAGATGCTACCGCCGATGGACTTGCGACTTTCTCACTACTTTTAGGCGACAAGCATAAAACAGGAATAAATATTGACGCTACTCCTAAGAGCTTGTTTGTGATTAAGGCTAAGGCTTTGAAGGCTGGAAATTTAGCTTTGAA
The genomic region above belongs to Clostridium swellfunianum and contains:
- a CDS encoding S8 family serine peptidase; this encodes MKKFKKLISMAITYIFVMTIILQALPSSVRAAGKAVKPLKAVDGQVVFKLKDSKYAGYNELLTKFEGKVLSKQDTRILVQVDKKAAKDLISQLQKDTNIEYAEVNALGTKQGASNDQYLSTQDYLYYSHVLEGWDNITTVTADAIKVAVVDSGIEGTHPDLTGKVLTGFNVLDGSTNTSDENGHGTQVAGIIAANYNNSIGIAGVSGKANVKLIPIKVTDASGNGTSFNVATGIDKAVSLGASIINISINGEGYSKDVEQAINRALAAGKVVIVSAGNQSDYAENYWPANVQGAIAVTQLRGTEDYALYGGSNYGKMIALSALGSGNTTTINKGYTSVKGSSFAAAVVTGAAVLAKTKNPGYNKDQIESLLKKSADPKGFNGYNHYTGYGVVDVLKMTNTAAGFVEIVSPSSGEAVTGSTIALKFKALAPVELKTYSVLVNDDDAGINNVVSNGGGTYTVNIDAAKLKEGSNKIIVNAVSSKDSKTYTDYRYIRKYTASSGSINIKLINKDGAKLEKGTKVYLTDEEGFGATAALADENGAVSFHKLNPRENYRVSYTYDSYVNGVRKPVFYSKLINGTGTGELTLDASGTNSKSVALSALKSDQTLLLNSRLHVNLYNVNYEYEDVFVNGIANIYVNNDLSLQMRVINDNEGYLYQKDIQSFSGISSIVFNTDTTVAKVNMTNDDKLKLSEQLLSITGYGNYNTYFTSTINVKKDFIYVTKGSYYWNYETNAKDSLGNDWNYPYSERVLDISADTALKYGKFNVNLTMVENDVNKEAPLRFKVEVKDSYNNFIHEKSILTEDVYNNIKILDSTGKEISNAVKSVSYINGQTVELEFNSSLPSAVYYVQSSMDLGPLGISASNKLAFNYVNSLSKNISVNIKAPYAKPYDLHYKIYDKATKGVLIDGWDYSTGQSITIDVDRSKLAASNEIVIFGESPDNYKFIYCRDLPVTSTNQITIDGSDTGAVKAKRLNIKLDDITKNKVLTNSDIKIFSSLNAYEELLISGSEIAADGTTNVWLDNGSYNVLATSTADKYLLGSDVTITDTNNKLVLSTTNLAKVSSNVTSFISGYKKTGLSFERRGENNYEQRSFDIAQGEVAYVSPKAGFTLTNVVVNAYDEASGKNYFYNFMSNTAMTENLVKQFNFTDFTLENIYYRTDVDLPSEISAKYTIRSGGMALNHIQATDNYDFMNEYWSGRDRNGMYLNLVNETGKVVSTNRENNKGYTDTMEGYLSDYTLTDGTYYLKVMLPDNVKQMTNYSMPVNITATNLKKIKVMDPFNTTKVLVNNPVTVNGRYYFTDDLGYIYVSSNEVTNASSVVVQVDNANGIAVYSPSSIEGSEVIIAKSISQLKNVTVKQANVSGKINLANERVDLKNDANRQIFSFNLNSEGQRAIYVDTATYSVVVDQYGDGIPAQYELRTSFDAGTQSEAVIENNKVATIESNDYVYMTVGPYEYSYNHNFKGTMYVSLGSNVRYNYSKNVGNENEYGKYVQYNNSFTPTLEQVYTVGLGSTFTITAQPENITADANGVYNLQPNSYIRSRLTIKDEYNNDITLSYGIAVKAVVSQSNGETSYFNCYENGQNAYSFTVTSGNGASKLKYEVDFGTLGKVVSQNDVNINMDLTNYYEFTIKDMSGSLSNGGQIMISSEPANSNDSPWIRSTATITSNGKAYLLKTDLDINTKYFLYIQGNTKAANEPFIFSRAFNKDSLTYTANTNMSKVNLTIPRPAAVNYDNANITINKNKLNIFNKGTYDIRGDVNQIVWLENGEYSFRGSLSNYSTYYDLRSLKQNISGSKNISLSTTNVSEIKAVSSAGDTLNNISLSDSEFSSGYGFGGRNVKIYATKQIYDSVNINFSTDKFESYNFYKNYFILKDDITEIHFGNKPYTLMNGYDDREVKLPGYIRKGENLSINAYSAKDENGYNFSLYQVNSVELSLNLYKGGILVKSIKGDNRNGILIPADTADGIYDAEITGTIPKVGTVKTNRQTVSIGLNNALSIYVPNDYYYVNSGVIKILDGTNEVATLEITGGRIDIVKSALTDNKKYTVAVATKDYSNKFELYNSEFTYTSDMNMFYLTKPSNMKEVTVKGVPSAKLKITNSKGTNVEQTIGTEGQTIASLQPDNYTLNVNDLSKANNNYYILAAQATVTADTAIIGVDYSNASQITVGTEFAKKPYDITYEFKKEGSSIVNKVSYSNLANNKIYVDKAKYNAAVTIGAGSKTITGSYEVDASGTAAQLIIGKNLTAKVNLNSAAYNVDSAISLSGAALYDGTTLLSGLSLSDYTISSYDLMHGSKVIKNFTGGVSSMLQGDTSIRLNLTSEDLGNIASEAKSIVVNNPTFAAVGDINLDRTVDIYDLVLISKDMGNKKGVTPDWDGRCNLDNQDTLNIIDIKDIAKAAQNYNKKY